The DNA region ATTTTTCACAGAAATACCTCATTAAATGATAGTATTTATGCTTATACTTTATACTTGCCATTATATGTATGTAAGGGACTGATTTCTCTTCTTGTTGATATTAAAGACTGAATTTGATCAATCACTATTGGGACCTTACTAAAACTTATGTTTAAAGGCAATATATAAGTAACCTCCTCAGGTTGCACATACGATAATAGAGGATCAACAACGAGAAAACTCAAACCCTTACGTATATATAACTTCATTTCGTTGAACGGGTTAGTGATCCTATGAACTCAATAGCTCAGTGAATAATGAGTTGACATTTAAAGCTAAAATTGATTAAATGCTCCTGTATAGAACTAGTGACTGTCTTACATtctccttaccccttgattagtacgttaacctcatttgttatttattgtcgaatccattttttgtgatacaatcctttctatccttctatagacatacattttccatataactaacaatacgaatgtacagcttaagtaaatgatttcgtcgaaaagaaaattttcttcgctgaattctctttttcttattcagtaataataataataataatctcataATATAAAACTGGCTATCGCTTTTGATTTAGTTATCTTTGTAACGTTGTCCATAAGTAACAAATTCATCGACTGGAAACTGTTAAAGCTAAACATTAAGTTGTACACAATAGTAGAAAATAAGTTTATGAGGAGTGCTATATTGGCTAGAGTAGTTATTACCATATTTATTTTTACCTATTTACTCATATCTTTACTgttcattttaatatatttcTCCATGATTTATTTAATGCATTTGTCAGCCAATAAAGTACTGAACTATGAACCACTACCTTAGCGAACAATATTCTgtgttaatatttgtatctaCCCTGGGTAGCATTAAAGATTTaacttgttttgattttaaaagtacttatattgtttattttactttGTTCCGTTTgatgttttttattttttattttcgtTGATTTTCACGTGATTGATAGTGTTGTAATTCAAAAAGTATTGGATGCTGTTCATCTCTAATCAGTTAGTTAGTTTACTTATCGGTAATAATCAGGGTGTCCATTTAATAATCAATTAGTTTGTTAGTCACAATAATTAAATTACGAAAAATGCATTTCATTTTAAGGAAACAAGTTAATATGGGGATGGGGATGAATTCCATGTTGTGAAGTCATCTAAGTGCATTGTAGTCAGTAATTACCGTTATGTTTACGTTTATGTATATGCTCAATTATAGATATTTCAGTGTAATTTCTATTATAGAATTAATTCGAGGTACTTCTTTTGTTATGTTGTGATTTTTCTCCCATCCTGACTGAGTGCGCTACACTGGACATGTCCGTACCATGATAGGGTAGTATTTTCGTCGTAGAAAACTTTATATTTTTGATGTAAGCCAGTAAAAACGATAGAGAACAAAACATGCCCTTCATCATGGATTACGGTAGTGTAAGTAATAATTCCCGCTTCATTTTAGTTGGTTGCTAGGTGTAAGGTCAGGTTTGCGAGAGAAAGTGGAGTTTATCATCATCCTATTTCATGTTCATTTTATATACATGTTAGATTACCAAATTGATAATTTGCAAACtatatgatttttaaaaacTGGAGACTAAGTAATTAGAATTGGTTTGTGATCCTTCATCATGAGGGTTGAAACTCAAGGGTCTAGAAGGTTGACATACATTTCcatttgtttagaactgaaatACTGAACAggtaaatttcatttatttaattatgtaaGGATGGTAGCTAGAATTAGAAAAGAATTATTCGCCTGCTATATTCAACCCAACAACGGGCGTACTTTCCACGTAGTGCGTTGGTTTCTGTAAAAGCTAAATTCTCATTTTAATTCCAGTCATCATGCGTTACCCCCAGTTGACATTTCTCTATCCATAATTAATGCTTCTTATCTAAACTACCACAGCCTACTTAATTAACTGAATAATTTTTAGTTTATGGATGTTTAAAAAAGTTATGTATATTCAAAAACTTATGTAATTATATAATTTGAATGGGTTTTTCAAAATCACAAATTGATATCAATGGTTGAACCTATCAGTCGAtctaagccagaccaccattaagaatcttgaagcactggacggccatttcgttgaTCCATGGTCTTGCGCAACCCTTGATATCAGTTGAAAAACCATTTATGAACAGCAAGCATTGGGTTAAGATTTTACCTTTGCTTGGGACTGACTCTTTAGGATTACGCACCTCATGAATCTACCTTTCTTGCAGCTGGCACGTTACAGATGAGTCAGTGAGTTGAAATCCGTTAGTTACCATTTCTGACTTCAGTCGATTCATGATAGAGAGGAAATTCTATCTAGTGTCATCGATGATTTATTCTCACATTTTACATGAATGATTACACAGCCCATAGTTTACCACTTGAACTTCTAATGGTCCGTTCGTGGTCACAGGATTATTTCTGAATTAGATGACtgaaaaaaactttattttcaCTGTGGCATCTTAGGCTCATACGGATGAGGAGTTTTACACTAACATACGATAGCCATTAAACGATCCATTCCAACGGTTCTTTAGAAAATGTCAGCCcatcaaaaaaaattatttcaaatccTAAAGTATCCGGAAATAAGTTTACTCAGCCTAATTGATAATTTTTATGTTCGCACAATCATCTACGTTTATTTATCATTGCCAGATTTCTTTACAAAAATAGACACTTACTGAATTAGGtgaaaaattgaataaaataattcagtaTATGTTAATGATATATGGGTTATATAGACAATTTGAATCTCGTCTTTTGATATACTTACTGATATAAGGGAATTCCCTGGTTCAGACGCATCCAAAACTTGAAACGTTTCCAGATCATCATGAATAGTTCGACACTGGTTTGTATTAACTAGACCAAAGCTTAAAATCTATATTTAAAGAATGAGATTAAAAGTTTTTTGATAAGTCGCAGAGGCAATTTCATAAATTTTGaagtcagtaataataataatacagaaaGGATTATATTTTTGAACTTACTGGTTCTGATCTTTTATGTTATCATGAGTGTTCAATATTGAAAAGTTTAAGTTAAAATCAGTTGCCAATGAAAGCTATCTTCCAAAAGATTAAGCAAAGTGGTTTGAATATCCAAGTACTAATTCATGTGAATAAAAGTATTTACTAAAGGATTAGGTGATTTCTTCATGTACAATGGACATAAAACtactgaatatatataatattttattagaaAATTGTGAACATTACTactatcagaaaggggtttttgtggatattatagcaatttatTAATTGAGTTAATGAGTCACTTgatgctagaccatcatggaacaTCTGAGAGcgctgaacggccgtttcactttagtgtgggacttctcagaaaTACTACTTTACTCAATAAAGCAGTGTGATACCAGTTTCTTTTTATATGTTTGTTGTAATATGGAAAACATGAGGGAACTTAATTAATGACACTTGACCTTATTTGTACAAACATGCTGTGTTTTGGAATGCAGTACGCAGAAAGATATAAGTGGTACGATATAGTTTCTTCGTTTTGGTGACAATATTcataattacatatattttcTGATTAAGAGGTGTTCACAACTATACAAATTGTTTAGAATATTCAATTAAATTCAAATTCAAATAGAAATTTACTGATATTTTTCTCTAGTAAGTGACGAATTACTTGCCTCTAGATAACTCAGTTTTTGGTGAGGAAGAAAAGAATACGCCTTATAACAATGATGAATATCTGTATGAAATGGCACTAGCCGTATCTACATTTTTATTCTTCCTCTAGATAAGTTATAAACTGAAGTTCTCATGTGAAGCCAGGCATATAGGTtgttcgatgcgtactttatccaacagaattcaagaacattaccTAGAGTGGCTGAAAATAGACagaaacggttcagtaagaagctTAATactcgaacaccttgtgaacactgGTCACCCAATCAAAGCGGACTCTgagttcaaagtcatctacaaggtaagtagaaggcTGCCAAGGGCGGTTATATTGCGTCTTCTTAACATTGATAAAGTAATAGCCATATATCCGGgaaaaccagaattatgtgtcCAAAAGAGATAGGTGCAATCTCTTCTTCTATTATGGTCTTAATGTCTCATAATTTTCTTTCGCTTCTTTTCTTCATACTTTTCTTCCATTGAAGCCATCCTCCCCTTCCATTTTCTCTATAGACCTTCTACCAACAACTGATTTATTTATGTTTCTGTGACTCTCCTGATTAAATTTCATCTTAGTtttaacattttatcttatcatgctgagccatgcGTCCCCAATTATAATTTCCCTGTTTATTTTCATGATATATATTCAAGCTTTTAACAATAAAAGTGTTATTAGTTTCcctgaataaattttttttgtacctttgtttattctacctTGCTGTTAACAGATGTTTATCATCACTATTACTGTAATTATCGTCATCCTGAGAAATAAGCATACATATTTGCGGTTGTACagcattgaaaatgaattcgccgaaaagaaacttcgctgaaccaatctttcttatttaataaaaacatttcacactactattcatttatataagtaAGATCAAAATTTTCTTCTAATGTTTTAGTTGAGGGTTTGAATTTTGTAACAAAGTTTGATGTGCTACTTAGTATAATTTCGGATAATTGTGTTTTCTACTAATAGGGAGTTGAAGTATTCTTGCAAAGGCTTCCATTACAGAAGTCTTTTGTATATATTTTAGCGAAAAAGTCATATGTCAACTTTTTGTTATTTGCCACCAAAAATACAACAAACAGGAGTACTACGTCAATTTTTAATATGGAAAATGTCATGAATAAAGATACATAGTTTGTTTGTCTCCCCTAGttaattttattgtaaaaaaGTGAACTCAACTCAACAAGGTATTCAATTCCTTGTTTTTGGTTAAAAAAACGCCATTGTTTTGAAACAATTTTGTGTGTTTGGGAATGCTGATCAATCTTAAAGTAATTTCCACCGGAAGTCAGTATTGGCTGGGGAGCCACAAAGTGTTGTATAAATATCTGTTTCATTTTAGTTGGAAGCACTCCGCAGATTTTCACTAAAGAGGTCATGCACAAGTGAATTTATCTGAAGAACTCCATTTAGGAACTACTGGAGACTTGATTGCTGTTGACTTAGGTGAGATCTGATATAATCTAAAGAACTAAGATCTTGTTCTCATTTACACATGGGGTCTTGAGTGTTCGGTTGTAATGGCTCCTAAACCAAAAAGAAATAGCTGGTCAGTGGTCCTATTTTCTCAATGCTTGGTCAACTGATGCTTATTGGTAGAGGGATTTGCTTTCGGACTGAAAATTATCCAGTTGCAAAGGTTCTTTCCTTACTTTAACTCTAATTCTTAACTCTAGCATTAATTTTCtctattgtttttctttattcatGAATAATATTAGATGGACATTAAGTCATTTTGACTAATCTTTGGTGTTATACTTTTTTAATGTAAtcattttcttattttctgtatcTCTATTTTTCTTACAGAGTTCCCACTGACTACTATTAGTTTATCATTCTCTAAAACGTTCCACCTGTTAGCGTAATTTAAACCTGTTTACCATTTCAGATGTCGGATAACAAAAGCATCATTTTTACAGCGCTATTTTAGTGAAACGTTTCTAttggaagaaagaaaaaaagtagtGAAAGTCTACGACTCTCATAACAAAGCAAATGAATACCTTCCACATCAAGGACTGACTTTAACTGGACAATGACTAAGACCCAGGAAGGACAGGTATCTATGCTGTCTTTATCATGGTACTCCCCACTAGTGTGGGCCCCTGACCCAGGCGAGGGGTCAAAATCACAGTCCCTAGACCTTGTAGAAAAAAGAATAACTTTAGACCTCTGAGTTGACATGAAGTGGGTGGCCTATACTTTTGTTTCTAATGTCCTCATGATATTGGAGaattataaattacaaaaatcTTTTAAATAACCTTTTCCAAAATTTCTTTAGGTATAGGATTATCAGGACAATCCTGTGGTACTCCTTCGTATTCTATATCACAGCGATctctatttaaaaagaaaacaaaagagaAAATAAGTCAGAAATATTTATGTTCATCATTATATGAACAAGAATTTATCAGTTAATCTAGTAGCTTCAAGGTTGAGACTTGTTACTTGGAAATACTACGTTAACATTTTGAACCTCGTTCAGCATGATCAGCCTTCTACAGCTGAGTGATAATCAAAAGTATTCCTCTATCGTTTTTTCATTGGCTAAGTGCAGTACTAAACAGATAATTAGTTCTCTGGATGTTGTATGCTTTAGCTTTAATGTTATGTAACTGCTGTTGTTGTTTTCCAGGTTTATAAACTGATGTTATTCAGGACACTCGTTAAAAATTCATGGTATTCGGTAATATTTCGAGAATTCCCTATCCAATGCATTAGACTGCACCCGAAATTGCTATTCAACTTATAATTTTttcatacttttatttttttcctCCAGACGTTGGTAAATATATTGAGTTTCAGGGGTTTGGGATTCATTTTCGGAAGGACCTAATCGTACACCTAAAATCTAATTACATGAACAGTTAACTTTCATTCAGCTACATCACTTGATCGCACTTATAGATGCCCTTGAAAGCTCACACTTGGATATACAAGCCACGTGATTCTGCatacaaaatgaaattaaatatatGGAATTATGAACATATGTACATATAATCTGTGTTAATACACTATACCTATGAGTCATTAAGATAAAATTCTATGCATTCATGTGGATTACTTTAAAGTTATCAATGACGTGTAGTACAAATTATATGTAttgaactactacaatcatttTTCTAAATATGTATGTGAAATATATACAAGTATTCCAAACTATAATCTACATCCGGGATATTCTATTCCTCAACTAATGCAAAGATAAATCATATTATTAAGATATTTAGCTCCTTATAATATTACTTACACTATTAGTTGGTTGTGAACAGATATATATGGAACATGTCTTCCAAGAAGTGTTGATAAACAACGTAGAAAGCCGACATAAGGAGATTTTACTTGAATAAGTGATATATTTAGTAGAAGATCTGAGCAATCGACTGTTTCTTCCATTGAcaatgttttgtaattttgagAGTTGATATAGGTTTCTGTATTCTGTGAATCAGTCTTAGGATACGTTCCGTTGATTCTTGATTGAATAACTTTCTTTGTGAACATACTGAATATGAAATCATGCAATTCTTCATAATGCTAAAGTAAAAAACAAGAAACAAGAGAATGAGATTTTTAAGACAAATGTAATGAAAGGTTAGCGAAGGACTAGATGAAGAAACAATCAATATCAGATCAAAATGGAATTATTTTTCCAGGTTTCTTAGGAATTATTCCAATACTTCTTGCTTAGGGTCGTATGCTATTTTTCATTGATGCAGTGAATgtgatttaaataaaactagGGTGTGAAAGGCTGTTGAAAAATTTTCTAAACTGATTTCAGGTTTTATTTTAAACGTATATGACTTTTTCAGTGATCAGTAAGACTTGTGTATAGTCATATCTCTTCACTTTATGTAAAATAGGGTTCCCctgtaaaatgaaatttattttgactGTACAAGATGATaagtataataattttttattcatacaCAACAGTTTTTAAGATTAGAATCGCATCGCCAATTGCTTATAAATTTAACATGTTATATGGGTATCCATAGTGTCACAACTAATGTTTCAGTCCATATGTTTCAATATTACCGAAAGAAGATATAGAAACAATCGACAAATTTCATAGTTAACCCCATTTCGAACCCCTTAGATACTGCTTCACCTAGTGGCCTCAAAATCGTTTACTATATACATTAATCAAGCATATCATATTAATTGTAAATAGTTACCTTTACTCCAACTGGAAACCATTTAAATGAAGCGAATTGAAATTGAGCTCGAGTAACTTTTACATTGAGTAAATTTTCGTGTTTGGCTGATTGATCTAATTCCATGAGTCTTTGTGATAGTTCCACTAGACTTGATTGCGTAATTACAGTGGAATGATGATATGTAATAGCTGGCTGACAAGCCGCTAATAAAAATTGACGCCAATCAATGTAATAAACTTGTTTTTCATGTATATTGTTTACTTTAATCAAATCGTTATTATCAGTAGTAATCGGGTTTTTTACAgaatttgtttgaaataataaacGATACTTATAAACAATACATGTTAACAATTCATTTAATGTGTCGGTAGAACATGAGCCAGTTAGTTCAGTAAAACGTTCTGTAAGCATTGGTTTCAATATACTTTGAAAATTAACAACGTCAATACATCCTGTTTGGCTAAGAGTTGAAAACTAAAACAGGGAATATAGAAGCAGAAAATTAAGAATATCACGTGTTTAGATAGTAAAGCAATtagtaaaatttattaaaatatcatcATCATATCTTTTAGATTAACTTAATAATTACTTGTTTTATTCACTCGGTATTCGACATTTGAAAAAAAGGATGGATATTAGCCAGTATTATACTTTTAATTGAAGGGAATAGATAAAAAAACACTTCACAGATGAAACATATCCGTCAAAGATTTATACAAAAGTAATGATAAGAAGTGAATTATTATCTATTTCAACTTTTTGCTGCTGATAAAATGGGTCGAAACAGATAAACTGTCTGTTTACaaattttgtttatatgaacGCCATGGAATACAgtgacaacaataacaacagctCACACTATTACTGTTACGCATAATAGTATGAAAACTCACAATAATACAGTCTTTACAATACCATCATTTCTCCTCTCATTACTACTATTAGTACTAATTTTACTACTAATACATACAAACGGCTACTACTCATCCGATCATTAATAATCTGATGCATCTCATCTCAGTTCAGTGCCGTCGAATCCAAAAACCTAGATTTATTTTTCATAAGGTTGAGGTTATACACTGGACCATTCAGACATAGGCCAAATGATAAGTGAAATATATTAACATGGGCCCTCTATTGTTCAAGATTTGGATTTAGTTTCTCATGAAATAGACAGTCCGTCAAATATATGAAATGCAGGACTTAACAAATGTACGTCAGTGCAAGCTGTCACATTATTATCAAGATAAACAACATTGCTAGTGGTAGTAGAAGGGACTAAgtgaagaaaagaagaaaagtaGAGTAAAATGTCATCAGCAGATTTCGGGATTTAGGAACTAAGGGGGTAAGGCCTGGATGTATCTGGGACATTGCATACAATTCTGAACTCTAAAAGTCAATGAATCATGGATTGATGCCATATCTTTTTTGGTCGCTCCCAGTTTTATTTCAACTTCTACGCCAGCAGACATCATACATCAAAGTAGGAGGTGGCTGAGAACATGTAACATATATCACAACCATCTCAGTTTATGACTATTCAATACTTTATCAATCAACCCTGTTTTTACTTGATACCCAATGCCCAAACTCATCATTTTACCATTAGTGGACATATGTTTAATTAGAAACATTATTTTCTGTGggatatatatttatgaatgagTCGTGCACATATTTTTAAATGTGTTATTTAACAAAAGTTTCCTACTCACCCTTGGTTTTCTCACTCCAATTGCTGGTTTAAGCAAGAACATAATTAAATGATAATGTTTCTAACATCAGGTTAGTCAATTTTATTCGAAAATTCTGCGTGAATATTCTATATTCTAACCAAAACATGAGATTTGATAACTGAAAAAAATATGTTACGACTTACTTTATCATATAGATATTTTAAATGACTAAGATTAAAATATTGGGGTTCGGATTCAATTGGTTTATTTATAACTGGTGAATTAATTCGAAGTTTTTCCATCAATAATGAATCATTAGAAATAGGTGAAGTAGTACCACTCTGTAAGTGAACaaattattatatataatgATGTAAACTTGTGTAgctatgtatatttattcataaacagtatttgtaaacaaaaacaaaattaatttgtCTCAAAAACCGGATTCGAACTTAATACAATAgtgtattcaataaataaagtgaatttgATTTTGTCTATATTCCTATAAGGATAGTTTAAAAGATACATATAAATTATTTCGATAGTGTAAATTTATCCGAGCTCATTTATTTAGTCTTATTATCTCGACTGTCATTTTAGATAACACTTAAAGTGTCTGTCTCAAGATTAAAAGTTTCAAGAAACAATCCTGGCATCTTCACTTAGTAACTTACATATTACCTTAATGTTACTAACGCGGTTGTTCCACATAcatgaaaaatatcaataaatttaagTCAACTTATCAATTGGTTGTTCTGATTTTAGCTGGAAATCAAAGTTTACGTATTGACCATTCATCGACAAAActaacaaataaacattaattttcttttaacCTTAGGAAATTAAGACAAAATACTCAAAATCGTTTTTGCAGGATATTTCTAGTCAAATATACAATTTAAACTGGGTTGAAATAATCTTTTTATGATCAAATGATATCATTGAACGAGTTTGGATATATTTCTAATTAAAGTGAAGACAGAGTCTATTGTaacgaaaaaaaacaaaatagagTGCTCACTTCATCAATGTAAAATTGTTCACCGTCTAATATCATTTTTTCTGGAAGTTTCTGTTCTTTTTCAATCATATATCGAATAACTTCAAGTGCGTTATTCACACTAAAATGTATTACATGATAAATAGTAAGATCAAATTCCAAATGAAATTTTAA from Schistosoma haematobium chromosome ZW, whole genome shotgun sequence includes:
- the SPEF2_1 gene encoding Sperm flagellar protein 2 (EggNog:ENOG410V745~COG:S); the encoded protein is MQTILNQVQTERKSRASEAMLDGYTVELLLKPTDTKGGKLSSADKNKGGQPRKGQRKSVVPKEKGSKPDEQATTPELTEEDQKAREVRQHIREEHIAALEKEAAKTAFRLTIIRAQGSAVLSDLQEKFSQLRQFMTDCIGIRTLKEHDAVNNALEVIRYMIEKEQKLPEKMILDGEQFYIDESGTTSPISNDSLLMEKLRINSPVINKPIESEPQYFNLSHLKYLYDKFSTLSQTGCIDVVNFQSILKPMLTERFTELTGSCSTDTLNELLTCIVYKYRLLFQTNSVKNPITTDNNDLIKVNNIHEKQVYYIDWRQFLLAACQPAITYHHSTVITQSSLVELSQRLMELDQSAKHENLLNVKVTRAQFQFASFKWFPVGVKHYEELHDFIFSMFTKKVIQSRINGTYPKTDSQNTETYINSQNYKTLSMEETVDCSDLLLNISLIQVKSPYVGFLRCLSTLLGRHVPYISVHNQLIVDRCDIEYEGVPQDCPDNPIPKEILEKILSFGLVNTNQCRTIHDDLETFQVLDASEPGNSLISDKLQDIFTSLESNGQSSTLKNLLHNIHFQNLLISSLTQFKGIAPFSEPWITALQTYFNNSF